A stretch of the TM7 phylum sp. oral taxon 349 genome encodes the following:
- the ligA gene encoding NAD-dependent DNA ligase LigA yields MTRSRLNEIKKLLSKYSYEYYALDQPSVSDAVYDSLMSELKQIEAAHPAWITPDSPTQRVGNKLSDGFAKVRHPRRMVSLNDVFDKDDVVAWVNRIDKLLPAENHEFFADIKMDGLACALIYIDGIFTQAVTRGDSFVGEDVTNNVRTIKNVPLRLHETKGYEIFLRGRTEIRGEIIMLKKDFTALNERQRAAGKPEFANPRNLAAGTIRQLDPKLVAERPLRFRGYDIIRDDADDVPTNSFAYQALTALGITRNKQASVFTDIAGVMNFVNEWDEKRQKLPFNTDGLVIKINDRIRFDELGLVGKNPRGAVAYKYAAEQATTIVRDIVISIGRTGAATPVAVFDPVVVAGTTVQHASLHNADEIARLDVRRGDTVVVFKAGDIIPQIEAVLVELRPKDTRPIDYPAELARQYPELKFVRPEGEAVYRVKGLSGPLILKRALKHFASKGALDIDTLGEKNVEALVDAELVRDLADIYTLAKEQLLTLERFADISAQKLIDAIAAKKQPPLERFVYGLGIRHVGAQTAIDLVNHFESLDKLAQAGIDELQSVDGVGVVVAESIMAWFADEDNAVLLEKFTLLGVTPIYKAKRGELAGKSFVITGTLQSMSRDQAAEKIRALGGTFQTSVGKDTTYLVAGGKVGASKLARAEKYGTKVIDEPTFLSIVIAR; encoded by the coding sequence ATGACGCGAAGCCGGCTTAATGAAATCAAAAAGCTGCTGAGCAAATACAGTTACGAGTATTACGCACTTGATCAGCCGTCAGTAAGCGATGCGGTATATGACAGCTTAATGAGCGAGCTGAAACAAATTGAAGCGGCGCATCCGGCATGGATAACGCCTGATAGCCCGACGCAGCGTGTCGGGAATAAACTGTCTGATGGTTTTGCAAAAGTTCGTCATCCGCGGCGTATGGTTAGCTTGAATGACGTGTTTGATAAAGACGATGTTGTCGCGTGGGTGAACCGGATTGATAAATTATTGCCGGCGGAGAATCATGAATTCTTTGCTGACATAAAAATGGACGGACTAGCATGCGCGCTTATTTATATTGATGGCATATTTACACAAGCTGTGACGCGCGGTGATAGTTTCGTCGGCGAAGACGTAACGAACAATGTGCGAACAATTAAAAACGTGCCGCTACGCTTGCATGAGACGAAAGGCTATGAAATTTTTCTGCGTGGGCGTACAGAAATTCGTGGTGAAATTATCATGCTCAAAAAAGACTTTACAGCGTTGAATGAACGCCAGCGTGCTGCGGGTAAGCCTGAGTTCGCCAATCCGCGGAACCTTGCGGCGGGCACAATCCGCCAGCTTGATCCGAAGCTTGTGGCGGAGCGACCGCTCCGCTTTCGCGGCTATGACATCATTCGCGACGATGCCGACGATGTGCCGACAAATAGCTTCGCCTATCAGGCACTGACAGCGCTTGGTATTACGCGGAATAAGCAGGCAAGCGTGTTCACGGATATCGCGGGAGTGATGAATTTCGTGAATGAGTGGGACGAGAAACGCCAGAAGTTGCCATTTAATACTGACGGTTTGGTGATAAAAATTAATGACCGGATACGTTTTGATGAGCTCGGGCTGGTCGGTAAGAATCCGCGTGGTGCTGTGGCGTATAAATATGCTGCCGAACAGGCGACGACAATTGTGCGCGACATTGTCATATCAATCGGGCGTACAGGTGCGGCGACACCAGTGGCGGTGTTTGATCCGGTTGTCGTGGCGGGTACAACGGTGCAGCATGCGAGTTTGCACAATGCTGATGAGATCGCGCGGCTGGACGTGCGCCGTGGCGATACGGTGGTGGTCTTTAAGGCTGGCGACATTATTCCGCAAATTGAAGCTGTGCTTGTTGAGCTGCGCCCGAAAGATACGCGGCCGATTGATTATCCGGCGGAACTGGCGCGGCAGTATCCAGAATTGAAGTTTGTCCGTCCTGAGGGCGAAGCGGTGTATCGCGTGAAAGGCTTGAGTGGTCCGCTTATTCTGAAACGCGCACTGAAGCATTTCGCGTCGAAAGGTGCGCTTGACATTGACACGCTGGGCGAAAAAAATGTTGAAGCTCTGGTTGATGCAGAATTGGTGCGAGACTTGGCGGATATTTACACGCTCGCAAAAGAGCAATTGTTGACGTTGGAGCGTTTCGCGGATATTTCGGCGCAGAAATTAATCGACGCAATTGCTGCTAAAAAACAGCCGCCGCTGGAGCGCTTCGTGTACGGACTAGGGATTCGCCATGTCGGCGCGCAGACAGCAATTGATTTGGTGAATCATTTTGAGAGTCTTGATAAACTAGCGCAGGCAGGGATTGATGAGCTGCAATCGGTTGATGGCGTTGGCGTCGTCGTGGCGGAATCAATCATGGCGTGGTTTGCAGATGAGGATAATGCGGTGCTCCTTGAAAAGTTTACCCTGCTCGGCGTTACGCCAATCTACAAGGCAAAGCGGGGCGAGTTAGCTGGTAAAAGTTTCGTTATCACTGGCACGTTGCAGTCGATGTCTCGCGATCAGGCGGCTGAGAAGATCCGTGCACTTGGCGGAACATTCCAAACTAGCGTCGGCAAAGACACAACCTATCTGGTGGCGGGAGGAAAAGTTGGGGCAAGTAAATTGGCGCGGGCAGAGAAATATGGTACGAAAGTTATTGATGAGCCTACATTTCTCTCGATCGTAATAGCCAGATAA
- a CDS encoding uracil-DNA glycosylase family protein, with translation MSSPLLLQQIADDDMNAAFRAKGWTPVYTASPYSRIVLVGQAPGRIAQQTHKPWNDASGRLLRQWLGVSDEQFYNPDLFALMPMDFYYPGKGVHGDLPPRNNFAAMWHPRLLERMSYVRLIILVGAYAQKYYLTGHAKKNVTATVAQFDAYLPNYFPLVHPSPLNIGWRKRNPWFEAEVIPILQNVVKEALA, from the coding sequence ATGTCGAGCCCGTTGCTTCTTCAGCAAATTGCCGACGATGATATGAACGCGGCGTTTCGCGCCAAAGGGTGGACGCCAGTATATACTGCGTCACCCTATTCACGTATTGTGCTAGTTGGGCAAGCGCCGGGGCGAATCGCACAGCAAACGCATAAGCCGTGGAATGATGCAAGCGGGCGATTGTTGCGCCAGTGGCTGGGTGTAAGTGATGAGCAGTTTTACAATCCTGATTTGTTTGCGCTCATGCCAATGGATTTTTATTATCCTGGCAAAGGTGTGCACGGCGATTTGCCGCCGCGAAACAATTTTGCCGCAATGTGGCATCCGCGGTTGCTGGAGCGTATGTCGTATGTGCGTTTAATAATTTTAGTTGGCGCATATGCACAGAAATATTATTTAACGGGACACGCTAAAAAGAATGTAACTGCAACGGTAGCGCAATTTGATGCGTATTTACCGAATTATTTTCCGCTTGTGCACCCGTCGCCGCTCAATATTGGTTGGCGTAAACGTAACCCATGGTTTGAAGCGGAGGTGATTCCGATTTTGCAGAATGTAGTAAAGGAGGCGCTGGCATGA
- a CDS encoding peptide ABC transporter substrate-binding protein, with the protein MSDLGDLQPKPQRSALNRKDITRRLKRAGGVTQRHARRFILRRINSVRLVTGEIITWLAVVGILVATLGLQQTWGNVSAYMQGGYRSGGVYAEGIVGSLDTLNPLLASNEAEASAARLMFSSLYHYDATGALHADVASSMTIRDSKIYTVTLRDATWQDGHALTADDVVYTIGLIKNPQTRSPLRVNWTDAVVKKINQHTVEFTLPTVYAAFPHALTFPIVPKHLLQNVEPSVLRESSFSQNPIGSGPFKFRRLQTAGLSNASKVLQLVPHTEYYNTTPRVSRFELRAYTDDAAFTKAIKNSEVTGAVSAPAALAHSKRPSQYRVISEPLNKGVYLLFNTRNPVLQDKTVRQALQLATDTAAIRQAVGGGVQTLDGPILHSMFSSGEVPRASKPNTEKSAQLLDSAGWKIKNGSRHKGDQELKLTITTTNSSQYSKIIDTVKRQWNAVGVSVDANQVDTNSAVSNFVQGVLQPRDFDVLLYELALGADPDVYAYWHSSQASATGYNFSNYSNQLSDAALASARTRLESNLRMAKYAQFVRQWLSDVPAIALYQASSEYLVNTNAYIVKPKGSLPELSDRYARVSEWSVSPATVYKTP; encoded by the coding sequence GTGAGCGATTTGGGCGACCTACAACCAAAACCGCAGCGTTCCGCACTGAACCGTAAAGATATTACGCGTCGATTGAAGCGTGCTGGCGGCGTAACGCAGCGTCATGCGCGGCGTTTTATTCTGCGGCGCATCAATAGTGTTCGGTTGGTGACTGGTGAAATTATTACGTGGCTGGCAGTTGTTGGCATTTTGGTTGCAACGCTTGGATTGCAGCAAACATGGGGTAACGTGTCGGCGTATATGCAGGGCGGGTATCGTTCGGGTGGCGTATACGCCGAAGGTATTGTTGGTTCGCTTGATACACTTAACCCGTTATTAGCATCAAATGAGGCGGAGGCGTCGGCGGCGCGGCTGATGTTTTCAAGCTTATATCATTATGATGCAACTGGCGCACTCCATGCCGATGTTGCGTCGTCCATGACGATACGCGATTCAAAAATCTACACTGTCACACTGCGCGACGCAACGTGGCAAGACGGACATGCGCTTACAGCGGACGATGTTGTGTATACTATTGGGCTTATTAAAAATCCGCAAACGCGCTCGCCGCTACGCGTTAATTGGACAGACGCGGTTGTGAAAAAAATCAATCAGCATACTGTTGAATTTACGCTGCCGACTGTTTATGCAGCGTTTCCGCATGCGCTTACATTCCCGATTGTGCCGAAGCATCTTTTGCAAAATGTCGAACCGTCGGTGCTCCGTGAGTCGTCGTTTAGCCAAAATCCGATTGGAAGCGGTCCGTTCAAGTTTCGCCGCCTGCAGACAGCAGGGTTGTCGAATGCTTCAAAGGTGTTGCAGCTTGTGCCGCATACAGAATATTACAACACTACGCCTCGTGTTTCGCGTTTTGAATTACGCGCCTACACCGATGACGCAGCGTTTACGAAAGCTATCAAGAACAGTGAAGTGACCGGTGCGGTAAGCGCGCCGGCGGCGCTTGCGCATAGTAAGCGTCCGTCGCAGTACCGCGTCATATCGGAGCCGCTTAATAAGGGCGTGTATTTACTGTTTAATACAAGAAATCCGGTGCTGCAGGACAAAACAGTGCGCCAAGCTTTGCAGCTCGCGACAGATACGGCGGCAATTCGCCAAGCAGTCGGCGGCGGCGTGCAAACGCTAGATGGTCCGATTCTACATTCAATGTTCTCAAGCGGAGAGGTGCCGCGTGCGTCAAAGCCAAACACTGAAAAGTCCGCTCAGCTGCTTGATAGCGCTGGATGGAAGATAAAGAATGGCTCGCGACATAAGGGCGACCAAGAACTAAAGCTGACTATCACAACGACGAATAGTAGCCAGTATAGCAAGATCATTGATACGGTGAAGCGGCAATGGAATGCGGTTGGTGTGTCGGTTGATGCTAATCAAGTCGATACAAATTCGGCAGTTTCAAATTTTGTGCAAGGTGTGCTGCAACCGCGCGATTTTGACGTGCTGCTGTATGAACTTGCGCTTGGCGCCGATCCGGACGTGTATGCGTACTGGCACTCGTCGCAAGCTTCAGCGACAGGCTATAATTTTTCGAATTACTCAAATCAATTGAGCGACGCGGCGCTTGCAAGCGCGCGAACTCGGTTGGAGTCAAATTTGCGCATGGCGAAATATGCGCAGTTTGTACGGCAATGGCTGAGCGATGTGCCGGCAATTGCGCTATACCAAGCGTCGTCGGAATATCTTGTCAACACGAATGCGTACATCGTTAAGCCGAAAGGGTCGCTGCCTGAGTTATCGGATCGCTATGCTCGTGTGAGCGAGTGGTCGGTTTCGCCGGCAACTGTTTACAAAACACCGTGA
- a CDS encoding DUF488 domain-containing protein, whose product MTTYDTKRIYEDAKPGDGYRVLVDRLWPRGISKDKAALGEWCREIAPSNELRQWFAHDPAKYDEFKVKYLQELANNPEAAAALARWRSYTRVTLLYSAKDTAHNQAVVLLEYLHLHESDNLRVIP is encoded by the coding sequence ATGACGACGTACGATACTAAGCGAATATATGAAGATGCGAAGCCAGGCGATGGTTACCGTGTTTTGGTTGATCGATTGTGGCCGCGCGGCATAAGCAAAGATAAGGCGGCGCTTGGCGAATGGTGCAGAGAGATTGCGCCAAGCAATGAACTGCGGCAATGGTTTGCGCACGATCCTGCTAAGTATGATGAGTTTAAGGTAAAATATTTACAAGAGTTGGCGAATAATCCTGAAGCGGCAGCAGCTCTTGCGCGTTGGCGTTCTTATACGCGAGTTACACTGCTCTATAGCGCAAAAGATACAGCACATAATCAAGCAGTAGTGTTGTTAGAATACTTACACTTGCATGAATCAGACAATCTAAGGGTTATTCCATAG
- a CDS encoding IS5 family transposase, giving the protein MKTKDKNTAHTNNNTKKSARITTKKVARKAARKITNWSAYNNALKSRGNLSIFLAEDVFKQDALKQKNNGKNGHPFCYSDEFIKLILIIRELFHLLLRQTSGFAELLFNAMKISRKVPDYSTLSRRAAKLTVDFLPKCRSRENIVMLIDSSGFKLFGEGEWKARKHGYSRQRTWRELHIAIDHSSRDIVGLINTSAHTHDNTQLLPMLDQVQSRYSPTACANHHRRRSLRRAA; this is encoded by the coding sequence GTGAAGACTAAAGATAAAAACACTGCTCATACCAATAATAACACTAAAAAGTCTGCTAGGATAACCACGAAGAAGGTTGCTAGGAAGGCTGCCAGGAAGATTACTAATTGGAGCGCGTATAATAACGCCCTCAAGAGTCGAGGAAATCTAAGCATCTTCCTTGCCGAAGATGTTTTTAAGCAAGATGCGCTGAAGCAGAAAAATAATGGTAAAAATGGACACCCGTTTTGTTATTCCGATGAGTTTATTAAATTAATCCTCATCATCCGCGAACTGTTTCATCTGCTACTGCGCCAGACCAGCGGCTTTGCCGAGTTATTGTTTAATGCAATGAAGATTAGCCGAAAGGTTCCAGATTATTCTACTCTCTCTAGGCGAGCTGCCAAACTAACCGTTGACTTCCTGCCGAAATGTCGCTCCAGGGAGAATATTGTTATGCTAATCGATAGCTCTGGCTTTAAGTTATTCGGCGAAGGTGAATGGAAAGCTAGAAAGCATGGCTATAGCCGCCAGCGGACTTGGCGGGAACTACACATCGCTATAGATCACTCTAGCCGAGATATTGTTGGTCTTATTAATACTTCCGCTCATACTCATGACAATACCCAGCTTCTGCCGATGCTAGATCAGGTTCAGTCTCGCTACAGCCCTACCGCTTGTGCAAACCATCATCGGCGACGGAGCTTACGACGCGCAGCGTAA
- the secG gene encoding preprotein translocase subunit SecG — translation MNITMILQIATIVSAVLMVIAILLQQRGASLGAGFGGSGELYTTRRGLDKSLFEVTIFLAVIFVLSIIASLVLPSLS, via the coding sequence ATGAATATAACGATGATATTACAGATTGCAACAATTGTATCAGCCGTGCTGATGGTGATTGCAATTCTGCTGCAGCAACGCGGCGCAAGCCTTGGTGCTGGATTTGGCGGCTCTGGCGAGTTATATACCACGCGGCGCGGGCTTGATAAGAGTTTGTTTGAAGTGACGATTTTTTTGGCAGTGATATTTGTATTATCAATTATTGCGTCGCTCGTACTGCCAAGTTTATCATAA
- a CDS encoding transposase: MQTIIGDGAYDAQRNYLDITRKRGIEFIAPPPKNATLHLNTGRHFSWYDTPGWEERNQVVRHVIEYGLDGWKADVDYHRRSLVENTFFRLKTIFGERLKSRTEANQLTEQKLKALIINQFNSLGLPRYSGTS, from the coding sequence GTGCAAACCATCATCGGCGACGGAGCTTACGACGCGCAGCGTAATTATCTCGACATCACTAGAAAGCGTGGCATAGAATTCATCGCCCCGCCGCCTAAAAATGCTACACTACACCTCAATACCGGGCGGCACTTTAGTTGGTATGACACACCAGGCTGGGAGGAACGCAACCAAGTTGTTCGGCATGTTATTGAGTATGGTCTAGATGGCTGGAAAGCTGATGTCGACTACCATCGCCGCAGCCTAGTTGAAAATACTTTCTTTAGACTAAAGACCATATTCGGCGAACGGCTGAAATCGCGCACAGAAGCGAACCAACTAACCGAACAAAAACTAAAAGCCCTAATCATTAACCAATTCAATAGCCTAGGACTGCCGAGGTATAGCGGAACCAGCTAA
- a CDS encoding phage holin family protein has protein sequence MKRQFLTFILRWILNSFGLWVAVRIFGTGYSEVQISAGAPAFLIAGLIFSVVNAVLKPIVIILSLPAILITLGFFTIIVNGLMVWVSLKLAPGLQMTFWNSVLTGLVLSLVNYIVSSLLELEYTQAREED, from the coding sequence ATGAAAAGGCAGTTCTTGACGTTTATATTGCGCTGGATCTTGAATTCGTTTGGTCTGTGGGTTGCTGTGCGTATTTTCGGGACGGGATATAGCGAAGTGCAAATTAGCGCTGGAGCGCCGGCATTTTTGATAGCTGGGCTTATTTTTTCGGTCGTGAACGCTGTACTGAAGCCGATTGTTATTATTTTGTCGCTGCCAGCGATATTGATCACGCTTGGATTCTTTACTATCATTGTCAATGGCCTGATGGTATGGGTTTCTCTGAAATTGGCACCTGGATTGCAAATGACATTTTGGAATTCGGTATTGACGGGCTTAGTATTGAGTTTGGTAAACTATATAGTAAGCAGTTTGCTTGAATTGGAGTATACTCAAGCGCGGGAGGAGGATTAG
- a CDS encoding GIY-YIG nuclease family protein, translating to MNAALKEKLKTLPRTPGVYFHKSKDDEIIYIGKAAILKNRVRQYFQSKADMDVKTRALVAEINDTDWIETESEMDALFLESEMVKRYMPRYNILLRDDKSQTFVRIDMKSEWPTVTFTRNPADDGATYIGPFYSGFAVKKALRYLRKIFPYYIKPPKRERMNLEEQIGLAPSADMTSQEYKKSLRKLIRYIEGGRMKIAKEIECDMKRAARSQEFETAAQLRNKLSYMHELQRRIMFGDREFLDISKDQALAQLAQLLGLQSPPARIEGYDISHMSGTNVVASMVVFTNGVSDRAQYRKFKMHVQRNDDTANMRETIRRRFSAKNVKAWGMPDLLLIDGGKGQLNAVLCELEVLGVNVPAIGVAKRDEEIVIAKGRSPIDESYIEKMVAKPTPGAVVIDSSGYYFVNLHVGRQNAGSHSKNLRGGDAPSPYEDTIKLFQRIRDEAHRFAVSYHTTLKRANATKSVLSTITGVGSATQKKLVRAFGSVRGVQTASEEQLRTVVNPVLAARIRATFMDNGSKL from the coding sequence ATGAATGCGGCGCTTAAGGAAAAATTGAAAACGCTCCCGCGCACTCCAGGCGTGTACTTTCATAAGTCTAAAGACGATGAGATTATTTATATTGGCAAGGCGGCTATTCTGAAAAATCGCGTGCGGCAATATTTTCAAAGTAAGGCTGATATGGACGTAAAAACGCGCGCATTGGTAGCGGAAATCAATGATACCGATTGGATCGAAACTGAAAGTGAAATGGATGCGCTATTTTTGGAAAGCGAAATGGTGAAGCGTTATATGCCGCGCTATAATATTTTGTTGCGCGATGATAAATCGCAAACATTCGTCCGTATTGATATGAAGAGCGAATGGCCGACGGTAACGTTTACGCGGAATCCGGCAGACGATGGTGCGACATATATTGGTCCGTTCTATAGTGGCTTTGCAGTGAAAAAAGCGCTGCGGTATTTACGTAAAATTTTTCCATATTATATTAAGCCGCCGAAACGTGAACGTATGAATCTAGAGGAACAAATTGGATTGGCGCCAAGTGCTGATATGACGAGTCAAGAATATAAAAAATCACTGCGCAAATTGATTAGATATATTGAAGGCGGGCGCATGAAAATCGCCAAAGAAATTGAGTGCGACATGAAGCGGGCGGCGCGCAGCCAAGAGTTTGAAACAGCTGCGCAGCTGCGCAATAAGTTGTCGTACATGCACGAACTGCAGCGGCGGATTATGTTCGGCGACCGCGAGTTTTTGGATATATCAAAAGACCAAGCATTGGCGCAATTAGCTCAATTGCTCGGATTGCAATCACCGCCAGCGCGCATTGAGGGCTATGATATTTCGCATATGAGCGGCACGAATGTAGTGGCGAGCATGGTAGTATTCACAAACGGTGTGAGCGACCGTGCGCAGTATCGTAAATTTAAAATGCACGTGCAGCGTAACGACGATACGGCAAATATGCGCGAAACGATTCGCCGCCGTTTTAGTGCAAAAAATGTAAAAGCATGGGGTATGCCAGATTTACTGCTCATTGATGGCGGTAAAGGACAGTTGAACGCGGTACTATGTGAATTAGAAGTTCTCGGCGTGAATGTGCCGGCGATTGGAGTGGCGAAGCGCGATGAAGAAATTGTGATTGCAAAAGGTCGTTCGCCGATTGACGAGTCGTATATCGAGAAAATGGTAGCGAAGCCGACCCCTGGTGCGGTGGTGATTGATTCAAGCGGATACTATTTTGTGAATTTACATGTCGGGCGGCAGAATGCCGGTTCGCATTCAAAGAATTTGCGCGGTGGTGATGCGCCTAGTCCATACGAAGACACGATAAAACTATTTCAGCGTATTCGCGACGAGGCGCATCGATTTGCTGTTAGCTATCACACGACGCTGAAGCGGGCGAATGCGACTAAGAGTGTTCTTAGTACGATTACCGGCGTTGGTTCGGCGACGCAGAAAAAACTTGTGCGTGCATTTGGCAGCGTGCGCGGTGTGCAGACGGCAAGCGAAGAGCAGCTGCGAACGGTTGTGAATCCCGTGTTGGCGGCACGTATTCGGGCAACGTTTATGGACAACGGCTCGAAACTCTAG
- a CDS encoding thioredoxin family protein: MALYNITNRQEFEEKVLQSANPVLVDFWATWCPPCRAMAPILQQIADETNFDVIKIDTEASGDNSELAREHRVQGIPNMKVFAGGKEIQELIGMRPKQVLIDALEKAVKK; this comes from the coding sequence ATGGCATTATACAATATAACGAATCGTCAGGAGTTTGAGGAGAAAGTGCTGCAAAGTGCCAATCCGGTATTAGTGGATTTTTGGGCGACCTGGTGTCCGCCGTGCCGTGCGATGGCGCCAATTTTACAGCAAATTGCCGACGAAACTAATTTTGATGTTATCAAAATTGACACGGAGGCGAGCGGTGATAATAGTGAATTGGCAAGAGAACATCGCGTGCAAGGTATTCCGAATATGAAGGTCTTTGCGGGGGGCAAGGAGATTCAAGAACTGATTGGCATGAGACCGAAGCAGGTCTTGATTGATGCGCTCGAAAAAGCCGTGAAGAAGTAG
- a CDS encoding ABC transporter ATP-binding protein produces the protein MSRPKPTIRQLIRALYSVAKTSLRIAPVMSILQIAGSVISAGLSIATTYLAALTTTALAEAYAGDHTAGGRVVWLVVAVALLDVLTTAWWGVFDRYVSELMRFRIKTAMSDVMYERFCAIEFWRYDDKDTIDMYERAKEFAQFFPYIFARLADVVTHTFTFIFTVWVLIAINAWLGLAVVLAAVPSMIVQFRLSRLNTNHWRENVETRRRANWIEWEMLKPQKMIDLRLYGLVRHLLDMRTVLLEKDQKTRIDFERKFLVKRLGAESFQAAVEISALVWIVCEIVAHRQPIGQFLFVQQTAGRALGSVGSLVSAVNSMDEDLANLFDYQRFMELPIAKQGGKIVSALHRDIRFKDVSFHYPGSDTLVLNHINLTIKRGQHVALVGENGAGKTTLLKLLAGLYQSVSGEVVVDGVPLKSVDVQTWHRQLGVLSQNFTQYDFATAAENVWFGDVSKTPSQERVNAALREAEAAKFVAKLPKGVNSYVNQWMESDDGVKGVDLSGGQWQRLALARNFYRDSPIVILDEPTSAIDALAEARIFDRLFQQKQKTIITVSHRLSTVEKADMIFMLAHGKVVEYGTHAELVARHGAYYHMFESQLRHK, from the coding sequence ATGTCCCGCCCCAAACCAACCATTCGTCAACTAATCCGTGCGCTTTATAGCGTGGCAAAAACATCGCTGCGAATCGCGCCTGTCATGTCGATACTGCAAATTGCTGGCTCGGTGATTTCTGCCGGGTTGTCAATCGCTACAACGTATCTAGCTGCGCTTACGACCACGGCGCTCGCCGAAGCGTACGCAGGTGACCATACGGCAGGTGGTCGTGTGGTGTGGCTAGTGGTGGCAGTGGCACTATTAGACGTGTTGACAACTGCATGGTGGGGTGTTTTCGATCGCTACGTGAGCGAGCTTATGCGGTTTCGTATCAAAACTGCCATGTCAGATGTGATGTACGAGCGTTTTTGCGCGATTGAGTTTTGGCGCTATGACGATAAGGACACGATTGATATGTATGAGCGCGCCAAAGAATTTGCGCAATTTTTTCCATATATTTTTGCGCGTTTAGCAGATGTTGTAACGCATACGTTTACGTTTATATTTACGGTTTGGGTGCTTATTGCGATTAACGCGTGGCTGGGGCTGGCGGTTGTACTCGCTGCAGTTCCGAGCATGATCGTACAGTTTCGTTTATCGCGGCTTAATACAAACCATTGGCGCGAAAATGTCGAAACGCGCCGGCGCGCAAACTGGATTGAATGGGAAATGCTTAAACCGCAAAAGATGATTGATTTGCGGCTGTATGGATTGGTTCGTCACTTGCTTGATATGCGTACGGTGCTACTTGAAAAAGATCAAAAAACGCGTATTGATTTTGAGCGGAAATTTTTGGTGAAAAGACTCGGTGCGGAATCGTTTCAGGCGGCGGTGGAGATTAGCGCGCTCGTGTGGATCGTGTGCGAAATCGTCGCGCACCGACAGCCGATCGGCCAGTTTTTATTTGTGCAGCAAACAGCGGGTCGCGCGCTCGGTAGTGTCGGCAGCTTGGTCTCGGCGGTCAATAGTATGGACGAAGATCTGGCAAATTTATTTGATTACCAGCGGTTCATGGAGCTGCCGATCGCCAAGCAGGGAGGCAAAATAGTATCGGCGTTGCATCGCGATATACGATTCAAGGATGTAAGTTTTCATTATCCGGGCAGCGATACGCTTGTGCTTAATCATATCAATTTGACTATTAAGCGCGGTCAGCATGTTGCACTTGTTGGCGAAAACGGCGCGGGTAAAACAACACTGCTGAAATTGCTTGCGGGATTATATCAGTCAGTTAGCGGCGAAGTGGTAGTTGATGGCGTGCCGCTTAAGTCGGTCGATGTGCAAACGTGGCACCGGCAGCTAGGCGTGCTCAGCCAAAATTTTACGCAGTATGATTTCGCGACAGCCGCCGAGAACGTGTGGTTTGGTGATGTGTCAAAAACGCCGAGTCAGGAGCGAGTGAACGCTGCGCTACGCGAAGCCGAGGCGGCAAAATTTGTCGCCAAGCTACCGAAAGGCGTCAATAGCTACGTGAATCAGTGGATGGAGTCCGACGACGGCGTGAAAGGCGTAGATTTGTCGGGCGGACAATGGCAGCGGTTGGCACTTGCCCGTAATTTTTACCGCGACAGTCCAATTGTTATTTTAGACGAACCGACGAGTGCGATAGACGCGCTAGCGGAGGCTCGCATTTTCGACCGGTTGTTCCAGCAAAAACAAAAGACGATTATTACTGTATCGCATCGTCTGAGTACAGTTGAGAAAGCTGATATGATTTTCATGCTCGCGCATGGTAAAGTTGTCGAGTATGGTACGCATGCCGAGCTTGTTGCTCGGCACGGCGCGTACTACCATATGTTTGAATCGCAGCTTCGGCATAAATAA